The following proteins come from a genomic window of Andrena cerasifolii isolate SP2316 chromosome 6, iyAndCera1_principal, whole genome shotgun sequence:
- the Mop gene encoding tyrosine-protein phosphatase non-receptor type protein myopic isoform X2 has product MEAVPRLPMISFQLKVSPEPTTFGSKLKQYIRDFYNEDAESYANEIHQLESLRAMAIRPPIDMAGCLLLKKYYCQLHYLQSRFPMGKDGAAAVTFTWRDTYANMVCSLANIRFEIISILYNIGSIHTQLGARTERTSADGMKMACAHFQCAAWAFEHLKNSYPQPSGVDLAPELMTFMHQLCLAQAQECILEKSMLDNRKPTIVAKVARQIVDYFTLALTTLEQGGSEDGTISDTVGTKIYKSWKRYVKFKKAYHLAVTHLYQGLAAEEQRKMGERVAFYNVALASLNEAQQIYANAKGSIGITGASEEKTIVEEALTFTNDVIEGKRKAGKNENEFIYHEEIPEKETLPTVKGASLVKGISFSINDPEVSGSDIFARLVPMKVHEASSLYSEEKAKILRSVGSKIEEKDQHLNMYLASLKLEHMNLWDPDVQTTEWERLPLPDELVERCAALNAKQQVIQDLVDIMGKLSDTSQDVEKVLKEIKKLILDEELKEKQYQDAVGKRPPSIVATDLTREAKKYEEAHNKASESNHALHKAITMHVKNLKVLAQPLAELIAHIPSPSAYLSEQNSEKSHSAIELERMHAKELRRILNKVDEMRRQRNDLHTKLRDSIAQDDLTRLLVTATSDSGPLDRLFADQLSKHQMLVTLIDQNLAAQDNILAALTDAYAQTANVRKGVEEILKRREHTISSLIASYDAYEDLLAKSSKGLEFYRKLEINISKLLQRVRSTCKVQEEEREHILAQDSKNYQEKVEAMAPAAYDQGRGRTGSGLKLKDYLNNRPETVQNQYYNVYKGQGRSVQMDATAKSYASDGVDKSAIHSVGIAGSETLSAAKPMQQYYPTSYTDYKTNLPYTYDTTAYNENPAVNSVLSQGYMQMNNSDAASTYQQMPVTDAATNITNTAMQYPGNSFMPNGQFPTALDGQHNYSTNTQPQYNLPANTLQYETYQPPVDYTGYNVTQQYPSNLENAGGIVKADVRELPPEIPTVGQTPVPTPSTGSKTVEVQSQHYTNVNQQAQQYMPEPQQKLVSQESAQSVRSQHVLPMDNSQMQNYTLPQMIQNEGPSSQSYDGRMYYNLPDPQNAAGANNNAASTPYMQTQYMNANIPQPGHSNTSLPASANEMASSYSPNLHSFNVAQYSQQSCTEQSKQLYTDKTYSYGSQVPINDAALSYPSTYQSAQHGTGVSYPQTMMSTESCNTYTYTNCPTNTEIIQSHAKSLTAQNYSQAYQYPQYSGYVNYPQTYNQGYNYVQGNQLANAVTEPYNGQMEYTYNPTSQCYEYNSNNLQTPQTLQESQQPPMPTSQTNASVSNGYSQQESNARYTNASNNSMVSQTPSSQYSGQPYQPQSSSDIYYTTPYGLQMQNPTSTGKTESYNNYNQTYMQAVNNGTNTTTSANPVKSTTKPSEQSNVDLLSDLDITINHAPLVPEVRPLSNTQTQEDPLAKHDSGEVTNEKKTENEEANIQSTVTEDKVENENLQIVWDTWYNDVQPKKDPLGDPAALQKFISEVEKYEKFVDSLLIKTLSGATNLDIKWKEVQEFEERENGKQSCTVALAHSSENRVMECIPYDTTRVQISSADVANYINASHIMEITPWIPTSFIVTQTPLPDKVEVFWMMIWEQESEIIACLASDVQLNGEIYWPMNEEEILNIGGFTIVLKKRTNHVSYVQRVISVYNTKKKLEKTVVHMQFVTWPSNGFPSSPGALLTFSTDVMTEQALRRCSKPIIVHCLDGGALSSLFLAAAATVCHIRAGCGIVDVPLVFKGLLKCRKQVVNKESLLFAYQLVLYHAQDILMKRGILSSTRSTFENFEGFKGNKDKATRKMHPSDDFLQCLGRQKSCTSSGTGHATSTAIQEKAKEGTIDPLSQLDPLWSIRR; this is encoded by the exons ATGGAAGCGGTGCCAAGGTTGCCGATGATATCCTTCCAACTAAAAGTTAGCCCGGAACCGACTACGTTTGGGTCAAAGTTGAAGCAG TATATCCGTGATTTCTACAATGAAGATGCGGAATCCTACGCGAACGAAATACATCAGTTGGAAAGTTTAAGAGCGATGGCCATACGACCACCCATAGACATGGCTGGCTGTTTGTTATTGAAGAAATATTACTGTCAGTTGCATTATCTTCAGAGCAGATTCCCTATGGGAAAGGATGGCGCAGCTGCAGTTACATTCACTTG GAGAGATACATACGCAAACATGGTCTGTTCCCTGGCAAATATTCGCTtcgaaataatttcaattttatataacatCGGTTCCATACATACTCAATTGGGAGCACGTACAGAGAGGACATCGGCGGATGGCATGAAAATGGCGTGCGCTCACTTTCAGTGCGCTGCGTGGGCGTttgaacatttaaagaatagttATCCGCAGCCATCCGGCGTAGATTTAGCACCAGAGTTAATGACTTTTATGCATCAGCTCTGCTTGGCTCAGGCTCAGGAATGTATACTAGAGAAGAGTATGCTCGATAATCGTAAGCCCACAATCGTAG CAAAAGTCGCGAGACAAATAGTGGATTATTTTACTCTGGCATTAACGACGCTTGAACAAGGCGGAAGCGAGGATGGAACCATATCGGACACCGTTGGCACTAAAATTTATAAG AGCTGGAAACGGTACGTGAAATTCAAGAAGGCTTATCACTTAGCGGTCACGCATTTGTATCAAGGACTGGCTGCTGAAGAGCAAAGAAAAATGGGGGAGCGAGTAGCATTTTATAATGTTGCGTTAGCTTCTCTAAACGAAGCTCAGCAGATTTACGCGAATGCGAAAGGTTCGATAGGAATAACAGGCGCATCCGAGGAGAAAACTATCGTGGAAGAGGCGCTCACGTTTACGAACGACGTGATAGAAGGGAAGCGAAAAGCGGGAAAAAACGAGAACGAATTTATATATCACGAGGAAATACCTGAGAAGGAAACACTACCTACGGTAAAGGGAGCCTCTTTAGTCAAAGGAATATCCTTTAGCATAAATGATCCTGAAGTTTCAGGTTCTGACATATTTGCTAG ATTGGTGCCGATGAAAGTGCACGAAGCGAGCTCTTTATACTCAGAAGAGAAAGCAAAAATATTACGTTCCGTCGGTAGCAAAATCGAGGAGAAAGATCAACATCTGAATATGTATTTGGCATCCTTGAAACTGGAGCACATGAATTTATGGGATCCCGATGTTCAAACCACGGAATGGGAACGTTTACCTTTGCCCGACGAATTGGTCGAAAGATGCGCCGCATTGAATGCGAAGCAACAGGTTATTCAAGATTTAGTAGACATAATGGGGAAATTGTCCGACACCAGCCAAGATGttgaaaaagtattaaaagaaattaagaaactcATTCTCGACGAAGAATTGAA AGAGAAACAGTATCAGGATGCAGTTGGAAAGAGACCGCCGTCGATAGTCGCGACTGACTTAACCAGAGAAGCCAAGAAATACGAAGAAGCTCACAACAAAGCATCGGAAAGTAATCATGCTTTGCATAAAGCAATAACGATGCACgtaaagaatttaaaagtaCTCGCTCAACCGCTTGCTGAACTGATCGCCCATATACCTTCGCCAAGTGCATACCTATCAG AACAAAACAGCGAGAAGTCGCACAGCGCGATCGAGCTAGAGCGAATGCATGCGAAGGAATTGAGACGTATTTTGAATAAAGTGGACGAAATGCGTAGACAGAGGAACGATCTGCACACAAAGCTGCGGGACTCGATAGCGCAAGATGATCTAACGCGCTTGTTAGTTACCGCTACATCCGACTCTGGACCTTTGGATCGCCTGTTCGCCGATCAGCTCAGCAAACATCAAATGCTA GTGACATTGATAGATCAGAACCTTGCTGCCCAAGACAATATTCTGGCAGCTTTAACAGACGCGTACGCTCAAACCGCTAATGTACGAAAGGGAGtcgaagaaatattaaaacgtCGCGAGCATACCATTTCTTCTCTGATCGCGTCTTACGATGCCTACGAAGATTTATTAGCCAAGTCCAGTAAGGGCCTGGAATTTTACAGGAAACTGGAGATCAACATTTCCAAGTTACTTCAGAGAGTAAGGAGCACTTGTAAGGTGCAAGAAGAGGAACGGGAACACATACTCGCTCAGGATAGTAAAAATTATCAAGAAAAAGTCGAGGCGATGGCACCCGCTGCCTATGACCAGGGTCGCGGTCGAACTGGCAGTGGCCTGAAACTAaaagattatttaaataatagacCGGAGACTGTGCAGAACCAATATTATAACGTATACAAAGGTCAAGGTAGGTCAGTGCAGATGGATGCAACGGCGAAGTCATATGCGAGCGATGGAGTGGACAAAAGTGCAATCCATTCCGTTGGAATTGCTGGATCGGAGACGCTATCAGCTGCAAAGCCTATGCAGCAATACTATCCTACGTCTTACACGGATTATAAGACAAATCTACCGTATACGTACGACACAACCGCATATAATGAAAATCCTGCTGTAAACAGTGTTTTAAGTCAAGGCTATATGCAAATGAACAACTCGGATGCTGCGAGCACTTATCAGCAAATGCCAGTGACGGATGCGGCAACAAATATAACGAATACCGCCATGCAATACCCGGGAAACTCGTTTATGCCGAATGGACAGTTCCCTACGGCTTTGGATGGGCAACATAACTATTCGACTAACACTCAGCCACAGTACAACCTTCCAGCTAACACGCTGCAATATGAAACTTACCAGCCCCCGGTAGACTATACCGGATATAATGTTACGCAGCAATACCCTTCTAATCTAGAGAATGCAGGTGGTATCGTTAAAGCTGACGTTCGAGAGCTACCGCCTGAAATCCCAACAGTAGGGCAGACGCCTGTACCCACGCCGAGCACAGGTAGCAAAACGGTGGAAGTACAATCGCAACATTATACCAACGTGAATCAACAAGCACAACAGTACATGCCTGAGCCCCAACAGAAACTTGTCTCTCAAGAATCTGCACAAAGCGTTAGGAGCCAGCATGTACTACCAATGGACAACTCTCAGATGCAGAATTATACTCTCCCTCAAATGATTCAAAACGAAGGTCCAAGCTCCCAAAGTTACGATGGTAGGATGTACTATAATCTACCTGATCCACAGAATGCGGCCGGAGCGAACAATAATGCTGCTTCTACGCCGTACATGCAAACGCAATACATGAATGCAAATATTCCTCAGCCCGGTCATTCCAATACTTCTTTACCCGCCTCCGCGAACGAAATGGCCAGTTCGTATTCTCCGAATTTGCATAGTTTCAATGTGGCCCAGTACTCGCAACAGAGCTGCACAGAGCAGAGCAAACAACTTTATACGGATAAAACGTATTCCTATGGATCGCAAGTGCCCATTAACGATGCTGCTTTAAGTTACCCAAGTACTTATCAGAGTGCACAGCACGGCACTGGTGTTTCGTACCCACAGACTATGATGTCTACAGAATCCTGTAATACGTACACGTACACCAACTGTCCCACTAATACGGAAATAATTCAGAGCCACGCAAAGTCACTGACTGCCCAGAATTACTCGCAAGCATATCAGTATCCTCAATATTCTGGATACGTCAACTACCCCCAAACCTACAACCAGGGATATAATTATGTCCAGGGGAATCAACTGGCGAATGCAGTTACAGAGCCTTACAACGGACAAATGGAGTACACTTATAATCCTACTAGTCAGTGTTACGAATACAATTCAAACAACCTTCAAACCCCGCAAACCCTTCAAGAATCCCAGCAGCCTCCTATGCCAACGTCACAAACGAATGCTAGCGTTAGCAACGGTTACTCGCAGCAAGAAAGTAACGCGAGATACACAAACGCCAGCAACAATTCTATGGTCAGTCAAACTCCGTCTTCGCAGTATTCCGGACAGCCATATCAACCTCAAAGCTCATCCGATATTTATTACACCACGCCCTATGGTCTTCAAATGCAAAATCCGA CGTCTACTGGAAAAACGGAGAGCTACAACAATTACAATCAGACCTACATGCAAGCTGTTAACAATGGGACGAACACAACGACAAGCGCGAATCCTGTGAAATCCACTACAAAGCCATCGGAGCAGTCCAACGTGGACTTGCTCTCTGATCTTGATATCACCATAAACCATGCACCCCTGGTACCAGAAGTACGCCCCCTTAGTAACACTCAAACGCAAGAAGATCCTCTGGCAAAACACGATAGCGGCGAGGTTACCAACGAAAAGAAGACCGAGAACGAGGAGGCAAATATTCAAAGTACCGTGACCGAAGACAAAGTGGAAAATGAGAACTTGCAAATTGTGTGGGATACATGGTACAATGACGTACAGCCTAAGAAAGATCCTCTAGGAGATCCAGCGGCTCTACAGAAGTTCATCAGCGAAGTGGAGAAATATGAAAAGTTCGTGGACAGTCTACTTATTAAAACGCTGAGTGGAGCGACCAATCTTGACATAAAATGGAAGGAGGTTCAGGAATTTGAA GAAAGGGAGAACGGAAAGCAATCGTGTACAGTAGCGTTAGCCCATTCCTCGGAGAACAGAGTGATGGAATGTATTCCGTACGATACTACAAGGGTGCAAATATCATCGGCAGATGTTGCAAATTACATTAATGCTTCTCATATAATGGAAATCACGCCGTGGATACCAACATCGTTCATTGTTACTCAAACACCGCTACCAGACAAGGTGGAAGTGTTTTGGATGATGATATGGGAACAGGAGAGTGAGATAATCGCATGCTTAGCATCTGATGTACAG TTAAACGGTGAAATATATTGGCCTATGAACGAAGAAGAGATTTTAAATATCGGTGGCTTTACCATTGTACTGAAAAAGAGAACGAATCATGTATCTTACGTTCAGAGAGTTATATCTGTATATAATACTAAAAAGAAACTAGAAAAAACTGTCGTTCATATGCAATTTGTTACATGGCCTTCCAA CGGTTTCCCTAGTAGCCCTGGTGCATTACTTACATTCTCAACGGATGTGATGACGGAACAAGCACTCAGACGTTGTTCGAAGCCAATAATCGTGCACTGCTTGGATGGTGGAGCACTGAGCAGTTTATTCTTGGCAGCGGCCGCGACAGTATGCCACATACGCGCTGGATGCGGAATAGTTGATGTACCTCTCGTATTCAAAGGTCTTTTGAAGTGTCGTAAACAAGTTGTAAATAAGGAGTCCTTGTTGTTCGCTTACCAGCTGGTATTATACCACGCTCaagatattttaatgaaac GTGGTATCTTATCATCTACCCGCTCGACGTTCGAGAACTTCGAAGGATTCAAGGGGAACAAGGACAAGGCGACGAGAAAGATGCATCCTTCGGACGACTTTCTTCAGTGTCTCG GTCGGCAGAAAAGCTGCACGAGTAGTGGCACAGGGCACGCAACTTCAACCGCGATCCAAGAGAAGGCTAAAGAAGGGACGATCGATCCGTTGAGCCAGCTAGATCCTCTCTGGTCTATTAGAAGATAA
- the Mop gene encoding tyrosine-protein phosphatase non-receptor type protein myopic isoform X3, whose protein sequence is MYHAAKVARQIVDYFTLALTTLEQGGSEDGTISDTVGTKIYKSWKRYVKFKKAYHLAVTHLYQGLAAEEQRKMGERVAFYNVALASLNEAQQIYANAKGSIGITGASEEKTIVEEALTFTNDVIEGKRKAGKNENEFIYHEEIPEKETLPTVKGASLVKGISFSINDPEVSGSDIFARLVPMKVHEASSLYSEEKAKILRSVGSKIEEKDQHLNMYLASLKLEHMNLWDPDVQTTEWERLPLPDELVERCAALNAKQQVIQDLVDIMGKLSDTSQDVEKVLKEIKKLILDEELKEKQYQDAVGKRPPSIVATDLTREAKKYEEAHNKASESNHALHKAITMHVKNLKVLAQPLAELIAHIPSPSAYLSEQNSEKSHSAIELERMHAKELRRILNKVDEMRRQRNDLHTKLRDSIAQDDLTRLLVTATSDSGPLDRLFADQLSKHQMLVTLIDQNLAAQDNILAALTDAYAQTANVRKGVEEILKRREHTISSLIASYDAYEDLLAKSSKGLEFYRKLEINISKLLQRVRSTCKVQEEEREHILAQDSKNYQEKVEAMAPAAYDQGRGRTGSGLKLKDYLNNRPETVQNQYYNVYKGQGRSVQMDATAKSYASDGVDKSAIHSVGIAGSETLSAAKPMQQYYPTSYTDYKTNLPYTYDTTAYNENPAVNSVLSQGYMQMNNSDAASTYQQMPVTDAATNITNTAMQYPGNSFMPNGQFPTALDGQHNYSTNTQPQYNLPANTLQYETYQPPVDYTGYNVTQQYPSNLENAGGIVKADVRELPPEIPTVGQTPVPTPSTGSKTVEVQSQHYTNVNQQAQQYMPEPQQKLVSQESAQSVRSQHVLPMDNSQMQNYTLPQMIQNEGPSSQSYDGRMYYNLPDPQNAAGANNNAASTPYMQTQYMNANIPQPGHSNTSLPASANEMASSYSPNLHSFNVAQYSQQSCTEQSKQLYTDKTYSYGSQVPINDAALSYPSTYQSAQHGTGVSYPQTMMSTESCNTYTYTNCPTNTEIIQSHAKSLTAQNYSQAYQYPQYSGYVNYPQTYNQGYNYVQGNQLANAVTEPYNGQMEYTYNPTSQCYEYNSNNLQTPQTLQESQQPPMPTSQTNASVSNGYSQQESNARYTNASNNSMVSQTPSSQYSGQPYQPQSSSDIYYTTPYGLQMQNPTSTGKTESYNNYNQTYMQAVNNGTNTTTSANPVKSTTKPSEQSNVDLLSDLDITINHAPLVPEVRPLSNTQTQEDPLAKHDSGEVTNEKKTENEEANIQSTVTEDKVENENLQIVWDTWYNDVQPKKDPLGDPAALQKFISEVEKYEKFVDSLLIKTLSGATNLDIKWKEVQEFEERENGKQSCTVALAHSSENRVMECIPYDTTRVQISSADVANYINASHIMEITPWIPTSFIVTQTPLPDKVEVFWMMIWEQESEIIACLASDVQLNGEIYWPMNEEEILNIGGFTIVLKKRTNHVSYVQRVISVYNTKKKLEKTVVHMQFVTWPSNGFPSSPGALLTFSTDVMTEQALRRCSKPIIVHCLDGGALSSLFLAAAATVCHIRAGCGIVDVPLVFKGLLKCRKQVVNKESLLFAYQLVLYHAQDILMKRGILSSTRSTFENFEGFKGNKDKATRKMHPSDDFLQCLGINTQRSDIEQGRQKSCTSSGTGHATSTAIQEKAKEGTIDPLSQLDPLWSIRR, encoded by the exons ATGTATCATGCAGCAAAAGTCGCGAGACAAATAGTGGATTATTTTACTCTGGCATTAACGACGCTTGAACAAGGCGGAAGCGAGGATGGAACCATATCGGACACCGTTGGCACTAAAATTTATAAG AGCTGGAAACGGTACGTGAAATTCAAGAAGGCTTATCACTTAGCGGTCACGCATTTGTATCAAGGACTGGCTGCTGAAGAGCAAAGAAAAATGGGGGAGCGAGTAGCATTTTATAATGTTGCGTTAGCTTCTCTAAACGAAGCTCAGCAGATTTACGCGAATGCGAAAGGTTCGATAGGAATAACAGGCGCATCCGAGGAGAAAACTATCGTGGAAGAGGCGCTCACGTTTACGAACGACGTGATAGAAGGGAAGCGAAAAGCGGGAAAAAACGAGAACGAATTTATATATCACGAGGAAATACCTGAGAAGGAAACACTACCTACGGTAAAGGGAGCCTCTTTAGTCAAAGGAATATCCTTTAGCATAAATGATCCTGAAGTTTCAGGTTCTGACATATTTGCTAG ATTGGTGCCGATGAAAGTGCACGAAGCGAGCTCTTTATACTCAGAAGAGAAAGCAAAAATATTACGTTCCGTCGGTAGCAAAATCGAGGAGAAAGATCAACATCTGAATATGTATTTGGCATCCTTGAAACTGGAGCACATGAATTTATGGGATCCCGATGTTCAAACCACGGAATGGGAACGTTTACCTTTGCCCGACGAATTGGTCGAAAGATGCGCCGCATTGAATGCGAAGCAACAGGTTATTCAAGATTTAGTAGACATAATGGGGAAATTGTCCGACACCAGCCAAGATGttgaaaaagtattaaaagaaattaagaaactcATTCTCGACGAAGAATTGAA AGAGAAACAGTATCAGGATGCAGTTGGAAAGAGACCGCCGTCGATAGTCGCGACTGACTTAACCAGAGAAGCCAAGAAATACGAAGAAGCTCACAACAAAGCATCGGAAAGTAATCATGCTTTGCATAAAGCAATAACGATGCACgtaaagaatttaaaagtaCTCGCTCAACCGCTTGCTGAACTGATCGCCCATATACCTTCGCCAAGTGCATACCTATCAG AACAAAACAGCGAGAAGTCGCACAGCGCGATCGAGCTAGAGCGAATGCATGCGAAGGAATTGAGACGTATTTTGAATAAAGTGGACGAAATGCGTAGACAGAGGAACGATCTGCACACAAAGCTGCGGGACTCGATAGCGCAAGATGATCTAACGCGCTTGTTAGTTACCGCTACATCCGACTCTGGACCTTTGGATCGCCTGTTCGCCGATCAGCTCAGCAAACATCAAATGCTA GTGACATTGATAGATCAGAACCTTGCTGCCCAAGACAATATTCTGGCAGCTTTAACAGACGCGTACGCTCAAACCGCTAATGTACGAAAGGGAGtcgaagaaatattaaaacgtCGCGAGCATACCATTTCTTCTCTGATCGCGTCTTACGATGCCTACGAAGATTTATTAGCCAAGTCCAGTAAGGGCCTGGAATTTTACAGGAAACTGGAGATCAACATTTCCAAGTTACTTCAGAGAGTAAGGAGCACTTGTAAGGTGCAAGAAGAGGAACGGGAACACATACTCGCTCAGGATAGTAAAAATTATCAAGAAAAAGTCGAGGCGATGGCACCCGCTGCCTATGACCAGGGTCGCGGTCGAACTGGCAGTGGCCTGAAACTAaaagattatttaaataatagacCGGAGACTGTGCAGAACCAATATTATAACGTATACAAAGGTCAAGGTAGGTCAGTGCAGATGGATGCAACGGCGAAGTCATATGCGAGCGATGGAGTGGACAAAAGTGCAATCCATTCCGTTGGAATTGCTGGATCGGAGACGCTATCAGCTGCAAAGCCTATGCAGCAATACTATCCTACGTCTTACACGGATTATAAGACAAATCTACCGTATACGTACGACACAACCGCATATAATGAAAATCCTGCTGTAAACAGTGTTTTAAGTCAAGGCTATATGCAAATGAACAACTCGGATGCTGCGAGCACTTATCAGCAAATGCCAGTGACGGATGCGGCAACAAATATAACGAATACCGCCATGCAATACCCGGGAAACTCGTTTATGCCGAATGGACAGTTCCCTACGGCTTTGGATGGGCAACATAACTATTCGACTAACACTCAGCCACAGTACAACCTTCCAGCTAACACGCTGCAATATGAAACTTACCAGCCCCCGGTAGACTATACCGGATATAATGTTACGCAGCAATACCCTTCTAATCTAGAGAATGCAGGTGGTATCGTTAAAGCTGACGTTCGAGAGCTACCGCCTGAAATCCCAACAGTAGGGCAGACGCCTGTACCCACGCCGAGCACAGGTAGCAAAACGGTGGAAGTACAATCGCAACATTATACCAACGTGAATCAACAAGCACAACAGTACATGCCTGAGCCCCAACAGAAACTTGTCTCTCAAGAATCTGCACAAAGCGTTAGGAGCCAGCATGTACTACCAATGGACAACTCTCAGATGCAGAATTATACTCTCCCTCAAATGATTCAAAACGAAGGTCCAAGCTCCCAAAGTTACGATGGTAGGATGTACTATAATCTACCTGATCCACAGAATGCGGCCGGAGCGAACAATAATGCTGCTTCTACGCCGTACATGCAAACGCAATACATGAATGCAAATATTCCTCAGCCCGGTCATTCCAATACTTCTTTACCCGCCTCCGCGAACGAAATGGCCAGTTCGTATTCTCCGAATTTGCATAGTTTCAATGTGGCCCAGTACTCGCAACAGAGCTGCACAGAGCAGAGCAAACAACTTTATACGGATAAAACGTATTCCTATGGATCGCAAGTGCCCATTAACGATGCTGCTTTAAGTTACCCAAGTACTTATCAGAGTGCACAGCACGGCACTGGTGTTTCGTACCCACAGACTATGATGTCTACAGAATCCTGTAATACGTACACGTACACCAACTGTCCCACTAATACGGAAATAATTCAGAGCCACGCAAAGTCACTGACTGCCCAGAATTACTCGCAAGCATATCAGTATCCTCAATATTCTGGATACGTCAACTACCCCCAAACCTACAACCAGGGATATAATTATGTCCAGGGGAATCAACTGGCGAATGCAGTTACAGAGCCTTACAACGGACAAATGGAGTACACTTATAATCCTACTAGTCAGTGTTACGAATACAATTCAAACAACCTTCAAACCCCGCAAACCCTTCAAGAATCCCAGCAGCCTCCTATGCCAACGTCACAAACGAATGCTAGCGTTAGCAACGGTTACTCGCAGCAAGAAAGTAACGCGAGATACACAAACGCCAGCAACAATTCTATGGTCAGTCAAACTCCGTCTTCGCAGTATTCCGGACAGCCATATCAACCTCAAAGCTCATCCGATATTTATTACACCACGCCCTATGGTCTTCAAATGCAAAATCCGA CGTCTACTGGAAAAACGGAGAGCTACAACAATTACAATCAGACCTACATGCAAGCTGTTAACAATGGGACGAACACAACGACAAGCGCGAATCCTGTGAAATCCACTACAAAGCCATCGGAGCAGTCCAACGTGGACTTGCTCTCTGATCTTGATATCACCATAAACCATGCACCCCTGGTACCAGAAGTACGCCCCCTTAGTAACACTCAAACGCAAGAAGATCCTCTGGCAAAACACGATAGCGGCGAGGTTACCAACGAAAAGAAGACCGAGAACGAGGAGGCAAATATTCAAAGTACCGTGACCGAAGACAAAGTGGAAAATGAGAACTTGCAAATTGTGTGGGATACATGGTACAATGACGTACAGCCTAAGAAAGATCCTCTAGGAGATCCAGCGGCTCTACAGAAGTTCATCAGCGAAGTGGAGAAATATGAAAAGTTCGTGGACAGTCTACTTATTAAAACGCTGAGTGGAGCGACCAATCTTGACATAAAATGGAAGGAGGTTCAGGAATTTGAA GAAAGGGAGAACGGAAAGCAATCGTGTACAGTAGCGTTAGCCCATTCCTCGGAGAACAGAGTGATGGAATGTATTCCGTACGATACTACAAGGGTGCAAATATCATCGGCAGATGTTGCAAATTACATTAATGCTTCTCATATAATGGAAATCACGCCGTGGATACCAACATCGTTCATTGTTACTCAAACACCGCTACCAGACAAGGTGGAAGTGTTTTGGATGATGATATGGGAACAGGAGAGTGAGATAATCGCATGCTTAGCATCTGATGTACAG TTAAACGGTGAAATATATTGGCCTATGAACGAAGAAGAGATTTTAAATATCGGTGGCTTTACCATTGTACTGAAAAAGAGAACGAATCATGTATCTTACGTTCAGAGAGTTATATCTGTATATAATACTAAAAAGAAACTAGAAAAAACTGTCGTTCATATGCAATTTGTTACATGGCCTTCCAA CGGTTTCCCTAGTAGCCCTGGTGCATTACTTACATTCTCAACGGATGTGATGACGGAACAAGCACTCAGACGTTGTTCGAAGCCAATAATCGTGCACTGCTTGGATGGTGGAGCACTGAGCAGTTTATTCTTGGCAGCGGCCGCGACAGTATGCCACATACGCGCTGGATGCGGAATAGTTGATGTACCTCTCGTATTCAAAGGTCTTTTGAAGTGTCGTAAACAAGTTGTAAATAAGGAGTCCTTGTTGTTCGCTTACCAGCTGGTATTATACCACGCTCaagatattttaatgaaac GTGGTATCTTATCATCTACCCGCTCGACGTTCGAGAACTTCGAAGGATTCAAGGGGAACAAGGACAAGGCGACGAGAAAGATGCATCCTTCGGACGACTTTCTTCAGTGTCTCGGTATTAATACACAGCGTTCTGATATTGAACAAG GTCGGCAGAAAAGCTGCACGAGTAGTGGCACAGGGCACGCAACTTCAACCGCGATCCAAGAGAAGGCTAAAGAAGGGACGATCGATCCGTTGAGCCAGCTAGATCCTCTCTGGTCTATTAGAAGATAA